In Streptomyces sp. NBC_01717, one DNA window encodes the following:
- a CDS encoding endo-alpha-N-acetylgalactosaminidase family protein, with amino-acid sequence MSRRFTSAGAVAAASAAVLALVGTALPATAATPPPAVAGTAVPADAVVIGSPQLSVAVADDFPRVLSYTDRAGGNQLLGSTRAVTAVTLNGAAHAVQPKGAPEVTATTARYTLTFPDLPGVEIDASLSVSGRTTTFKVTAVRDTEAFRVGTIDIPGHDLVSVGSTETGAATAFTRLDPDSTKTADVFAQVTADTAADKAPVGASYAIVNTGSLAAAVESNSSYDKPSGATGGDDARFWHQARKADDGTVRVGVWSGQWTYRGDGAPKPESGANLPWAKVVVTPDANGDKTVDWQDGAVAFRTIGVTAPGSDDTANRVITHIPFNFASQATHPFLRTLDDVKRVSLATDGLGQLALLKGYASEGHDSAHPDYGGNYNKRAGGLKDLNTLLKDGKKWGATFGVHVNATEAYADARAFDEKLVDKTKPGWNWLGQSYYIDQRSDINSGNLARRFQQLRDETDPNLSLLYIDVYYTHGWIADKTLQSVQKQGWNVATEWADKFERGSLWSHWANDLDYGGATNKGLNSQIIRFIRNSEKDVWNNDPVLGQTAIDEFEGWTGETDWNAFYDNIWQRNLPAKYLQQQKITRWDGNDITFTGGVRGTVEDGRRTFYDHGRKVLSGTDYLLPWDGGKKLYHYSKSGGTSSWPAPSKGAYTVYKLTDNGRVKTGTVRPVDGKITLTATAGQPYVLYPDHAPAAADPEWGEGSAVDDPGFNDNGLDDWSKTGTVARDSDDQGRNSAKLSGDGTAAVAQRISGLRPGARYTASALIEVQPGKTRHTTLSIGGRSVAVDRSTAEDYVAASDWHGTYFQRAKVNFTAPADGRTTFRIEAAKGSAATVRADDVRIVSNAPATKKNTVVYEDFEDVDQGWGPFLKGDAGGSTDPRTVISQLHAPYTQAGWNGKLVDDVIGGKESLKAHEENSGLVYRTAPWTVPMADGHRYKIEYDYQSSHAGAYEWVDGYDRITADGNPDSVETRTTAIGQQRTTGHFAETVTAACGDTWTGLRKRDDAPEGADFVLDGFTVTDLGQAPAGEQAACGTLSVDPAAETLEPGTANVVKAGFTNYEATAATDVSVGLTVPDGWKAEPVGAVTFDSVAAGAKVTVNWQVTPPVDAEYRTYSLGAEVSYTVGGAKRTLGAQTSVRTLPPPPTTDSWASDLDWTASSNGWGPVERDLSNGETGVGDGTPLTIGGTVYAKGLGSHAPANIRYYLGGKCTSFTAEVGVDDVQKTAGSVQFSVRADGTEKVKSPVLKAADTAWSLTADVTGAKYVELVAADGGDGNGNDHADWGDARFHCGN; translated from the coding sequence ATGTCGCGAAGATTCACTTCGGCGGGCGCTGTCGCCGCCGCCTCAGCCGCCGTCCTGGCGCTCGTGGGGACCGCACTCCCCGCCACAGCCGCCACCCCGCCCCCCGCCGTAGCCGGCACGGCCGTCCCCGCGGACGCCGTCGTCATCGGATCCCCGCAGCTCTCGGTCGCTGTCGCCGACGACTTCCCGCGCGTCCTGTCGTACACCGACCGGGCCGGCGGCAACCAACTGCTCGGCAGTACACGGGCGGTCACCGCCGTCACCCTCAACGGTGCCGCGCACGCGGTGCAGCCGAAGGGTGCGCCCGAGGTCACCGCCACGACCGCGCGGTACACGCTCACCTTCCCCGACCTGCCCGGTGTCGAGATCGACGCCTCGCTCTCGGTCTCCGGACGCACCACCACCTTCAAGGTGACGGCCGTCCGCGACACCGAGGCGTTCCGGGTCGGCACCATCGACATCCCCGGCCACGACCTGGTCTCCGTCGGCTCCACGGAGACCGGCGCCGCCACCGCGTTCACCCGCCTCGACCCGGACTCGACGAAGACCGCCGACGTCTTCGCCCAGGTCACCGCGGACACCGCCGCCGACAAGGCGCCGGTCGGCGCCTCGTACGCGATCGTCAACACCGGCTCGCTCGCCGCGGCCGTCGAGTCCAACTCCTCGTACGACAAGCCGTCCGGCGCCACCGGGGGCGATGACGCCCGGTTCTGGCACCAGGCCCGCAAGGCCGACGACGGCACCGTCCGGGTCGGCGTCTGGTCCGGGCAGTGGACCTATCGCGGCGACGGCGCACCGAAGCCGGAGAGCGGCGCGAACCTGCCCTGGGCCAAGGTCGTCGTCACCCCCGACGCCAACGGCGACAAGACCGTCGACTGGCAGGACGGCGCCGTCGCGTTCCGCACCATCGGCGTCACCGCGCCCGGCAGCGACGACACCGCGAACCGGGTGATCACCCACATCCCGTTCAACTTCGCCAGCCAGGCCACCCACCCGTTCCTGCGCACCCTCGACGACGTCAAGCGGGTCTCGCTCGCCACCGACGGCCTCGGTCAGCTGGCGCTGCTCAAGGGGTACGCCTCCGAGGGCCACGACTCCGCCCACCCCGACTACGGCGGCAACTACAACAAGCGCGCCGGCGGGCTGAAGGACCTCAACACGCTGCTGAAGGACGGCAAGAAGTGGGGCGCCACGTTCGGCGTCCACGTCAACGCCACCGAGGCGTACGCGGACGCCCGCGCCTTCGACGAGAAGCTCGTCGACAAGACGAAGCCCGGCTGGAACTGGCTCGGTCAGAGCTACTACATCGACCAGCGCAGCGACATCAACAGCGGCAACCTGGCCCGCCGCTTCCAGCAGCTGCGCGACGAGACCGACCCCAACCTGAGCCTGCTCTACATCGACGTCTACTACACGCACGGCTGGATCGCCGACAAGACCCTGCAGTCCGTGCAGAAGCAGGGCTGGAACGTCGCGACCGAGTGGGCCGACAAGTTCGAGCGCGGCTCGCTGTGGTCGCACTGGGCCAATGACCTCGACTACGGCGGCGCCACCAACAAGGGACTCAACTCGCAGATCATCCGGTTCATCCGCAACAGCGAGAAGGACGTCTGGAACAACGACCCGGTCCTCGGCCAGACCGCCATCGACGAGTTCGAGGGCTGGACCGGCGAGACCGACTGGAACGCCTTCTACGACAACATCTGGCAGCGCAACCTGCCCGCAAAGTACCTCCAGCAGCAGAAGATCACCCGCTGGGACGGCAACGACATCACCTTCACCGGCGGTGTCCGGGGCACGGTCGAGGACGGCAGGCGGACCTTCTACGACCACGGCCGCAAGGTGCTCAGCGGCACCGACTACCTGCTGCCCTGGGACGGCGGCAAGAAGCTGTACCACTACAGCAAGTCCGGTGGTACGAGCAGCTGGCCGGCGCCGTCCAAGGGCGCGTACACCGTCTACAAGCTCACCGACAACGGCCGGGTCAAGACCGGCACGGTCCGGCCCGTCGACGGGAAGATCACGCTGACGGCCACCGCCGGACAGCCGTACGTCCTCTACCCGGACCACGCACCCGCAGCCGCCGACCCGGAGTGGGGCGAGGGCAGCGCGGTCGACGACCCCGGCTTCAACGACAACGGGCTCGACGACTGGTCGAAGACCGGCACCGTCGCGCGTGACAGCGACGACCAGGGCCGCAACAGCGCGAAGCTCTCCGGCGACGGCACGGCCGCCGTCGCGCAGCGCATCTCCGGCCTCAGGCCCGGCGCGCGTTACACCGCCTCCGCGCTGATCGAGGTCCAGCCCGGGAAGACCCGGCACACGACGCTCTCGATCGGCGGCAGGTCCGTAGCCGTGGACCGCTCCACGGCCGAGGACTACGTCGCCGCTTCGGACTGGCACGGCACGTACTTCCAGCGGGCCAAGGTGAACTTCACCGCCCCCGCGGACGGCCGCACCACGTTCCGTATCGAAGCGGCCAAGGGCAGCGCCGCGACGGTGCGGGCGGATGACGTCCGGATCGTCTCCAACGCCCCGGCGACCAAGAAGAACACCGTCGTGTACGAGGACTTCGAGGACGTCGACCAGGGCTGGGGCCCCTTCCTCAAGGGCGACGCGGGCGGCTCCACCGACCCCCGGACCGTCATCTCCCAGCTGCACGCCCCGTACACCCAGGCCGGCTGGAACGGGAAGCTCGTCGACGACGTGATCGGCGGCAAGGAGTCCCTCAAGGCCCACGAGGAGAACAGCGGACTCGTCTACCGGACCGCGCCCTGGACGGTGCCGATGGCCGACGGCCACCGGTACAAGATCGAGTACGACTACCAGTCCAGTCACGCCGGTGCCTACGAGTGGGTGGACGGCTACGACCGGATCACGGCCGACGGCAACCCCGACTCGGTCGAGACCCGGACCACCGCGATCGGGCAGCAGCGCACCACCGGGCACTTCGCCGAGACCGTCACAGCGGCCTGCGGCGACACCTGGACCGGGCTCCGCAAGCGCGACGACGCACCGGAGGGCGCCGACTTCGTCCTCGACGGGTTCACCGTGACCGACCTCGGCCAGGCCCCCGCGGGTGAGCAGGCCGCCTGCGGCACGCTCAGCGTCGACCCCGCCGCCGAGACCTTGGAGCCGGGCACGGCCAACGTCGTCAAGGCCGGCTTCACCAACTACGAGGCAACGGCCGCGACCGACGTGTCGGTCGGCCTCACCGTCCCCGACGGCTGGAAGGCGGAGCCCGTGGGCGCCGTCACCTTCGACTCCGTGGCGGCGGGCGCCAAGGTCACCGTCAACTGGCAGGTCACCCCGCCGGTGGACGCCGAGTACCGGACGTACAGCCTGGGCGCCGAGGTGTCCTACACGGTCGGCGGGGCGAAGCGGACCCTCGGTGCGCAGACGTCCGTACGGACCCTGCCGCCGCCGCCCACCACGGACAGCTGGGCCAGCGACCTGGACTGGACGGCGTCGAGCAACGGCTGGGGACCGGTCGAGCGCGATCTCTCCAACGGTGAGACGGGCGTCGGCGACGGCACTCCGCTGACGATCGGCGGCACCGTCTACGCCAAGGGCCTCGGCAGCCACGCCCCGGCGAACATCCGCTACTACCTGGGCGGCAAGTGCACGTCGTTCACCGCCGAGGTGGGCGTGGACGATGTGCAGAAGACCGCGGGCAGTGTGCAGTTCAGCGTCAGGGCCGACGGGACGGAGAAGGTGAAGTCGCCGGTCCTCAAGGCGGCCGACACCGCCTGGTCGCTCACGGCGGACGTCACCGGTGCGAAGTATGTCGAGCTGGTCGCCGCGGACGGCGGCGACGGCAACGGCAACGACCACGCGGACTGGGGCGACGCGCGGTTCCACTGCGGAAACTGA
- a CDS encoding YceI family protein yields MALFNRKSAAAPSTTATAVDPALAALTGTYTIDPSHSSIGFTVRHAMVTNVRGSFGDHEGTLTLNGHNPHHSAASIDVKIASVDTGIADRDGHLVSGDFFDAEKFPLMTFRSTRAEQLGGDQYRITGDLTIKDITRPLAIDLEFNGSATDPYGNERVGFEGSAEILRSDWGLTWNAALETGGVMVSDKVKLNFDISAIKAAAAQA; encoded by the coding sequence ATGGCTCTGTTCAACCGCAAGTCCGCCGCCGCCCCGTCCACCACCGCCACCGCCGTGGACCCGGCCCTGGCCGCGCTGACCGGCACGTACACGATCGACCCGTCGCACAGCAGCATCGGCTTCACCGTGCGTCACGCCATGGTCACCAACGTCCGCGGCTCCTTCGGCGACCACGAGGGCACGCTGACGCTGAACGGCCACAACCCGCACCACTCCGCCGCCTCCATCGACGTCAAGATCGCCAGCGTCGACACCGGCATCGCCGACCGCGACGGGCACCTGGTCAGCGGCGACTTCTTCGACGCCGAGAAGTTCCCGCTCATGACGTTCCGCTCCACCCGGGCCGAGCAGCTCGGCGGCGACCAGTACCGCATCACCGGTGACCTCACCATCAAGGACATCACCCGTCCGCTCGCGATCGACCTGGAGTTCAACGGCTCCGCCACCGACCCCTACGGCAACGAGCGCGTCGGCTTCGAGGGCAGCGCGGAAATCCTCCGCTCCGACTGGGGCCTGACCTGGAACGCGGCGCTGGAGACCGGCGGCGTGATGGTCAGCGACAAGGTCAAGCTGAACTTCGACATCTCCGCGATCAAGGCCGCCGCGGCGCAGGCCTGA
- a CDS encoding glycoside hydrolase family 64 protein produces the protein MISRRLFLTGAAATATALTYPAWGSALSPHASAAAATCELALENRSLPGTVHAYVTGHEQGTDRWMLLRADGSVYRPDSPAAPQTPLPVDCAIPLKPAGAGPVVLTLPQMYGARVYFVRDDKLDFFLNPGPALVEPAFATSADPNYGRTWSFCEFTFNPQQLYANISYVDLVTALPIGLTLAGDTTHTVAPLPNGAVQRIADALTAQAAADGQPWDKLVTRGTDGNVLRVISPQNLMAPYFDRPDQMPFRDLFTAQVDQVWEKYRGTDLRIDLQGGRGVRAGRVVGDVLTFDGGHTFTKPASKDIFTCNHGPFTNNPGDSDDKKALLARLAAGFNRSLMLSHPDQPNGTTVADYYQGAVTNHWSRVVHANTPIGYAFPYDDVRPDGEPDVSGAANDGNPRRFTVSVGS, from the coding sequence GTGATCTCGCGCAGACTGTTCCTGACGGGCGCCGCCGCCACCGCGACCGCGCTCACCTACCCCGCCTGGGGAAGCGCCCTCAGCCCGCACGCGTCGGCGGCCGCCGCCACCTGCGAACTGGCCCTGGAGAACCGCTCGCTGCCCGGCACGGTCCACGCCTACGTCACCGGCCATGAGCAGGGCACCGACCGCTGGATGCTGCTGCGGGCCGACGGCAGCGTCTACCGCCCCGACTCCCCCGCCGCACCGCAGACCCCGCTGCCGGTCGACTGCGCCATCCCGCTGAAGCCGGCCGGTGCCGGGCCCGTCGTTCTGACACTTCCTCAGATGTACGGCGCCCGCGTCTACTTCGTACGCGACGACAAGCTGGACTTCTTCCTGAACCCCGGCCCCGCGCTGGTCGAGCCGGCGTTCGCGACGTCCGCCGACCCGAACTACGGGCGGACCTGGTCGTTCTGCGAGTTCACCTTCAACCCGCAGCAGCTGTACGCGAACATCAGTTACGTCGATCTGGTCACCGCGCTGCCGATCGGTCTCACGCTGGCGGGCGACACGACGCACACGGTCGCACCGCTTCCGAACGGCGCCGTACAGCGGATCGCCGACGCCCTGACCGCCCAGGCGGCGGCCGACGGACAGCCGTGGGACAAGCTGGTGACCCGTGGCACGGACGGCAACGTGCTGCGGGTGATCTCGCCGCAGAACCTGATGGCGCCGTATTTCGACCGGCCGGACCAGATGCCCTTCCGGGACCTGTTCACCGCACAGGTCGACCAGGTCTGGGAGAAGTACCGGGGTACGGACCTGCGGATCGACCTCCAGGGCGGCCGGGGCGTACGGGCCGGCCGGGTCGTCGGTGACGTCCTGACCTTCGACGGCGGCCACACCTTCACCAAGCCGGCGTCGAAGGACATCTTCACCTGCAACCACGGGCCGTTCACCAACAACCCGGGCGACTCCGACGACAAGAAGGCGCTGCTGGCGCGACTGGCGGCGGGCTTCAACCGGTCCCTCATGCTCTCGCACCCCGACCAGCCGAACGGCACGACGGTGGCGGACTACTACCAGGGCGCGGTGACGAACCACTGGTCGCGCGTGGTGCACGCGAACACCCCGATCGGGTACGCGTTCCCGTACGACGACGTACGCCCCGACGGTGAGCCGGACGTCTCCGGAGCGGCGAACGACGGCAACCCGCGGCGGTTCACGGTGAGCGTGGGCTCCTGA